GACCTTGAAAAACCGCCGCGAGCGGTGCCGGACCTGGTCGAGAAGCGGCGCCGTACCCTGGTACGGCACGCCTCGGAGACCGGTGGCTGGCGCCGCGCAGGAGGGTTTCGAGGTTCCAATAATCAGGCATGTCTTGAACCGGCAACCATCCTGGCGGTCTAACGATACCTAGTGGTTTCGCCAATCTACCCACTTTTTAAGGAGTCGAAATGATGAAACTGAGCAAACCGTCCGCCCTGATCCTGGCCGCAGTGCTGGGTACCGCCGTACTGACCGGCTGCAAGAACCGCGATGCGGACACGCCGCCGGCAGACACCACGGCACCGGCCGTAACGCCGGACACGAGCACGACCCCGGCCGCACCGGCTACCCCGCCGGCCAGCGGCTCCAGCGACGCGGGTGCAACCGGCGGCGCAACGGGCGGCATGAACAGCGGCACCACCACCACCCCACCGGCCGACGGCAGCACCGCCACGTCGCCGACCGATGGCACGACGACCACCCCGCCGATCGAAGGCGCCAAAACGCCTGCAACCGACGCAGCCGGTACCACGCCGGCCCGCTGATCGGGGCCCGGCAATGAAAAAGCCGGCATCTCTTCGGAGATGCCGGCTTTTTTTACGTTCACCCCGGAATGCCCCACGCGTGGGGCATCGCCGTCAGAACTGGTAGTTGTAGGCCACGCCCAGCAGATTCATGTGCGTCTGCCAGGAGCCGCGCGTGGTTTCCCCATTGCCCGTGCAGGTCAGCAGGCCCGGACGGCAATCGTTCTTGTAGCTGCTGCTGGCTTCCTTGAAATCCAGGTACGTGTACGCCACGTCGATCGACGACTTCGGCGACAGTTTCCAGTTCGCACCGAACGACAGCTGGTTGCGGTCGGAATCGGGCAACGCGGCGTGGCGCAGCGCGTCGCTGCGCACCGGTGCCTCGTCGTGCGCGATACCGGCGCGCAGCATCACGCGCTCGTTCAGCTTGTAGTTCGCGCCCAGCGCCACGCGCACCGTGTTCTTCCACTGCTGGCGGATCACCAGGTCGCCATTGTCGGTATCGAGGAACTGGATGTTGATGTTCTGCATGCGCGAATTGCGCGTCCAGGTCACATCGAACATGCCGGCCCACTGCGCATCGAACTCGTGATAGCCGTTGATCGACAGCGTTTCCGGGGTGCGCAGTTTCACGAGCGCGGCGGAATCCTCGTGGTGCGAAGCGGCTTCGATGACACCGTTCACGACGCGGTCGGTGGTGACGGTGGAGAAGTCCCAGTCCGCGCCGCCGCCCAGATTGTGGTCGATGTGCGAGCGGTAGGCCACGCCCAGGCGCGTGCCCGGTGCCGGCGAATACAGGTAGCCCACGTTGAAGCCGTAACCCCAGTCCTTGCCCTCGACTTCGGCGCGGCCATCGCTGATGGAGCGCAGCGCCGCCGGATTGCCGCCCAGCGCGACGATCTGGCGGATCAGGGCGGCGCCGGTGCCGGCAGCCTGCGAAGCGGCTACCGAACCGGGCACATCCACGTTCTGGCCCAGGCTGGCCTTCATGAATTCGGCGGTCACGCCGAAGCCGAACGAGTGGCGCTCGTTCAGCTTGAACGACACCGACGGGTTCAGCGCGATGGCGGTCAGCTTCATGTCGGTCAGCGCGTAGCGGCCGGCCCAATCCCAGTCATACGACAGGTTGGCGCCGTACGGCACGAACGAGCCGAAGCCCGCCGTCCACTGGTCATTGATCTTGTGGCTGTAGTACAGCGAGGGAGCGGCGACCGCTTTCGGCGCGTACTCGTCCTGCAGCTTCTGGCCGCCGGTGGTGGTGCCGGTGAAGCGGGTCGAGCCGCTGTCCGAGTAGGTGGAATGCGGCACGAGTGCCGTCAAGCCGGTCATGAGCTGGCGGCCTTCCAGGCGCGACAGGCCGGCCGGGTTGGCAAAGATGGTGGAAGCGTCAGCCGCCTCGGCACCGTTGGCCTCGGCCGTGCCTTGCGACGATACGCTCTGCGAGCCGAAACGGTAGCCGGATGCGCCGGCAGTCGCGGACACGGTCGCCATCGCGGCCGTGATGATCAGGGTCAGGTATTTTTTGTTCAAGGTAGTCTCGCTGTCTATTCTTGCCATTCGAATAATTGCTCCCCTCTAACTTCCGGAGTTGCGGGGCCGAGAATACTACACTAAAGAAAATTTTGATACGAGCGTTCGTTTTCCGCACTGCAACATGTATCAAATCAGTTTTCGTAACAAATTGGTTGATGAAACCGCTAGACAATGCACCCTTTTTGGTTTTGATTTTTCCGCCCAAAACAGCACTTATAGCTGAGCTGGTTGCAACACCCCGCGGGGACTGGCACCGAATTTGTACAACACAGTTGCTTCAAACCGGGGTCAGACCCCGGTTTGAAGCAACATTTCCAAGAATCGGGGTCAGACCCCGGTTCTTGGAAATGTCGCCGGAATGAAAAAAGGGGCCGCTTGTGGCGGCCCCAATGGAGAAAGCGTTGGCGATCAGGCGGCTTCGGCCATCGGTGGCGGCGGCTTGTTGCCGCGGCCGGTGACCTTGTGCACGCCCTTCATGACCAGGCGGTAGATCAGCCGCACGAAGGTCAGCGCCAGGATGGCTTCGATGAATGTCAGCACGCCGGCGGTGAACACGTTCCAGCGCCGGGCACGGCGGCCGAACTTGGCGGCCATGCGGTCGCGGGTGATCTCGATGCTGTCGTAGAACGTGGGCACCATCAGCAGCGTCAGCACGGTGGAGGTGATCGTGCCGCCGATGATCGATACCGCCAGCGGACGGTAGAACTCGCCGCCCTCGCCGTGGCCGATCGCCACCGGCAGCATGCCGGCGATCAGCGCGAACGTCGTCATCAGGATCGGGCGCAGGCGCATGCGGCCGGCATACATCAGCGCATCCTCGCGGCCGTAGCCCTCCTCTTCGCGCTTGCGGGCCGCGTCCAGCAGCAGGATCGCATTCTTCGCCACCAGGCCCATCAGCATGATCACGCCGATCAGGCTCATCAGGTTGATCGTTCCCTTCGTCAGCAGCAGCGCGACCACCACGCCGATCAGCGACAGCGGCAGCGACAGC
Above is a window of Pseudoduganella dura DNA encoding:
- a CDS encoding OmpP1/FadL family transporter; translation: MNKKYLTLIITAAMATVSATAGASGYRFGSQSVSSQGTAEANGAEAADASTIFANPAGLSRLEGRQLMTGLTALVPHSTYSDSGSTRFTGTTTGGQKLQDEYAPKAVAAPSLYYSHKINDQWTAGFGSFVPYGANLSYDWDWAGRYALTDMKLTAIALNPSVSFKLNERHSFGFGVTAEFMKASLGQNVDVPGSVAASQAAGTGAALIRQIVALGGNPAALRSISDGRAEVEGKDWGYGFNVGYLYSPAPGTRLGVAYRSHIDHNLGGGADWDFSTVTTDRVVNGVIEAASHHEDSAALVKLRTPETLSINGYHEFDAQWAGMFDVTWTRNSRMQNINIQFLDTDNGDLVIRQQWKNTVRVALGANYKLNERVMLRAGIAHDEAPVRSDALRHAALPDSDRNQLSFGANWKLSPKSSIDVAYTYLDFKEASSSYKNDCRPGLLTCTGNGETTRGSWQTHMNLLGVAYNYQF